The DNA sequence TGCGGTTCCAGATGGTGAAATTCGCATCGGGGAAGCCCGCGCTGTAGGCCTGAAACAGGTTGCCCGCCACTTCGCCAGCCCCGACGATCAGTATGTTCCGGCTGTCTTTGCGGGCGAGCTTGCGCGCAGCGAGCAGGCTGTCGCCGGCGGTTTTCCATTTTGTGACAAGGTGGAAGTCGATGAACGCTTCGGGGATCCCATCAGTATCAGAAAATAGGCTGACGGTGCCATGGATCAGAGGTTTGCCCGCTTTGGGATTGTCGGCAAAAACCGTGGCCGATTTGACTGCCACACCCATGCCATCAATCCAGGCAGAGCGGCTGAGCAAGGTATCGGACCCGCGATAGAGAAGGGTGTCGTCAATCTCGGCCTTGGGCAATTTGTGCCCGGCCTCTATCGCATCACACAGGCCAATCCAATCCAGATTGGCCTCTCCCTCCTCATGGGAAATGAATTTGATGCTCATGTATTCGCCCTGTTTTTCATCCGACGCAGGAAAGACGAGAGCCGGGATTTTGTAAAGCCCGCGACTAACTTGGCCGGTCTTGCTTGGACAGTTGCACCGCCAAAATGCCGACGGTGATGACGGCGACCCCAATGATTTCACGCATTCCCAGCTGTTCGCCAAGAATTGCCGCTGCGATGGCGACGCCAAGGAAAGGGTTGAGAAAGTGGAATGTTGCTGCGCGTACGGCGCCGATGCGATTGACTAGGTAAAACCAGACCAGCGTCGCCATCAGGCCAGGGACAATGGTGGTGTAGGCGAATGCGACGATCAGCTGCCAGCTCCAGTCGATCACGAGAGTTTCAGTGGTGACCGCAACAACACTAAGCACAGCGCAGCCAGCCAGCATTTGCAGGCCAACAATCATCATGAAGTTTCCACCCGCCGTCGCCCCGCGCACCATCATGGTGGCAAAGCTGAGGGCGATCACGCCAATGATACAAAGGCTCAGGCCATAGAGATCAACACCACCCTGAAGCCGTGCGCCCATGATGATGGCCACGCCAACGACACCGGCGATCAGGCCAAACATGCCCATTTTGCCGATTTTTTCCTTGAAAAAGATCCAGCTGGCGAGGCCCACCAACAAGGGCATGGTCGAGGCGATGATGGCGGCCAGTGAGGCTTCGACCGTTTGCATGGCGACAAAATTGAGCCCAAGATAGAGCGCGTTTTGGCAGATGCCGAAAATGATGGTGGCGCGCCATTGTGCCGGGGTCAATTTCCAAGTCTGACCCATGGCGCGGGCGATCAGCACGCCGATCAGGCCAGAGATCAGATACCGCAAGGCTAATGCTGATACGGGTGGTGCGGCGGCGACAATGATGCGGGCCGAGGTGAAGGCGCTGGACCACATCACGGCAAAGGCCAGCCCCATGAGTAATGCGCGAATATCCACTGGCTGCCCCCTGCCTTGCGTTGCCGTGACAGTTTCCTAAATGCGCGGCACGTGCAAGAGTGGAAGTGGGCCCAATTTCAGCAAATGCAGAGCGCGGTGATGGCAGAGTTTATCGGTACGGAACAGGCAGTTGCCTTGCAAAAACATTTGCGGAATTTGCAGTCGGTGATTGCAAATACGCCCGAGCTAAGCAATGGCGGGAGAACCCTGCACTTTCTGAACCCAGAAGTGACGGGTTGGGAGCACGTGCGCGAGATTGCGGATCAATACAGGATCATCGGGTTTCCAGTGGTACAGGCCGACGACATGGTTGCGCAAATTCGGCAATATCTTGGCCCCGACTGGGAGACCCCAAAATGGCTGGCCTATCTGGGGGAACGCGACCGGGTTCTGAAAGCCTGTGAAACCGTGCAGCGCGACGTGCTGTTGCCGGATGGGTGGCGCGTGGAGCACCATGTGGAGCCGCCAAATATGATGATTGTTGAGGTTCAGAATCTGAATTTGAAAACCGGTGTCGCGCCCTATCCGGCCTATTATATGCGGTCCGAGGCGGTGCCGGTTTTGACCAGTTGCATTCGTGATCACCAAGGGGTGGTAGTGGCCACCGCTTCTGTCGCGGATCGGTATCACGCGCAGGGACGGCTGGCGGGGCATGTGTTTGCGGGGATGGTGTCAGTTGATGAGACATGTCGGGGGCGTGGTCTGGGGAAGCTGATCAATGCCCTGGCGTTGATTGAGAGTGCAGCGCGGTTTAACTGGACTGCGGTCACAGAGCATGTCGCAGCAGATAATATGGCTTCGCGCGCAATGATTGCAGCTTGTGGGTTGGGCGATTCCGCCGGGATGCATTCGGTGATCGCCTTGAGGCCGGGCGAGACATTCACGCGCTAGCGTGATCATCAACTGAAAAGGGCCGCCCGAAGGCGACCCTTTTGAATTCTTTTCGATCGGAAAGATCAGGCGTTAACGCTGTCTTTCAGAGCTTTCGCGATGGTCATTTTGACCACTTTGTCTGCGTCTTTTTTCATTTGCTCGCCAGTGGCAGGGTTGCGCACCATGCGCTCTGGGCGCTCGCGGCAATAGATTTTGCCAACACCTGGCAGAGTGACGGCACCGCCGCCGGAAACTTCGCGTGTGATCACGGAAATGATTGCATCCAGCGCGCCGCTCGCGGATTTCTTGTCGCTGTCCAGTTCTTCAGCCAAAGCTGCTACGAGCTGGGTTTTGGTCATTGGTTTCGCCATTTAAGGTCTCCTTATAACTGCCCGATTAGGGTTATATGGGCGCAATCTAACTGTATATAGTAATCAAACACAACGAATAGTGTCGAAAAGCAAGGGGTTTTCGTGCATTTTGTGCTGATTTACGCCTAGTTATAGGAACGCTGTTTCGTCAAAACTACGTAATTTGCGACTATGGATGCGTTCAAGCGGCATTTTGGACAGGTTTTCCATAGCCCGAATCCCAATCATTAAATGCTGTTCGACTTGTGATTTGTAGAAATCACTGGCCATGCCTGGCAGCTTGAGCTCTCCGTGCAGGGGCTTATCACTAACACAAAGCAAAGTGCCATACGGCACACGAAACCGAAAGCCATTCGCAGCGATCGTGGCGCTTTCCATATCCAATGCAATCGCGCGTGATTGGCTGAGGCGTTGAACCGGGCCGGTGTGTTCGCGTAATTCCCAATTGCGATTGTCGAAACTGGCCACCGTGCCGGTGCGCATCACGCGCTTGAGCTCAAAGCCCTCAAGTTGGGTTTCTGAGGCGACGGCCTGTTCCAGTGCAATCTGAATTTCGGCAAGCGCGGGGATCGGAACCCAGGCGGGCAGATCTGCATCCAGCACGGCATCCTCGCGCAGATAAGCGTGAGCCAGGACAAAATCGCCCAAGCGTTGCGAATTGCGCAGCCCTGCGCAATGGCCCACCATCAGCCAGGCATGAGGGCGTAAGACGGCGATATGATCTGTGGCGGTTTTGGCATTTGATGGGCCGACGCCGATATTAACCAGTGTGATGCCAGAGCCATCTGATTTTTTAAGGTGATAGCTAGGCATTTGTGGAAGCTGCTGCGGCGTGGCTATGTCAGCATCGGCCTGTGTGATTTCGACGTTGCCGCTACTGACAAACGATGTGTAACCACTGTTGGGATCAGCAAGCATGCGACGGGCGTAGCTCTCGAATTCGGAAACATAGAACTGGTAGTTGGTAAAGAGAACGTGGTTCTGGAAATGCTTGGGGTTGGTTGCAGTATAATGTGCGAGCCGGGCGAGTGAGTAATCGATACGCTGTGCGGTAAAGGGAGCCAGCGGTGCCGTTCCGTTTGCGTCTGGTTGTCGTGTGCCGTTGACAATGTCGTCGTTGGTGGTGCTCAGGTCCGGCACATCGAAATAGTCTCGCAGGGTGAATGTGGCCGCGCCTTCGTGCGGGACAACAAGGGCGGGGTTATTGGCGACAGCAAAATGCACAGGGATCGGGGTTTCGGACACCTGAATGCAAACCGGGACATTATGATTGTGCATCAAAAGGCCGAGCTGCTGCTTGAGGTAGTAGCGAAACAGATAGGGTTGGGTGATGGTGGTGGCATAGGTGCCGGGCTCGGATACGTGGCCAAAGCTGAGGCGGCTGTCGATCTGGGCATAGCTGGTCGTGGTGATGCTGATCTCAGGATAAAAGGCGCGGATGCGTTGTGTTGGTGCACCATCAGACAGGGCCTTGGAAAAAGCAGAGCAGAGAAACTCAGAAGCAGAAGCATAAAGTGCGATCAGATGGTCCACAGCGGCCTTAGGGTCGGTGAACTCTTTTGGGGCCGGGCTGGTCGGGGAATGGATGCCAAGGGCCTGATTGATTTGTTTCATATTATATCCGCGCCGCTGCTCTTGTCTTTACGTTGACATGGGTGGCGGTGGTGATCAAGCTGAAGCCCGGGATTTAAGGACGAGCTAATGGATTTTGAAACGGTTGAAGCGGATAAATTTGGCGCATCGCTGCGCGGAATGGGGTTGAACATTCTGGTCCGGGATGTGGAAAAACAGGTGGCTTTTCTGACCGAGTTGTTTGGAATGAGCGCGTATCAAGTCAGCCGGGATTTCGCGATTTTGGCCTATGCGGGGCAGGTGATGCAGTTGCACGGTGATCAGACCTATGGTGCAAATCCGTTGCTGGGATTGTTGCCCGAGGCTGGAGCGCGGGGAGCAGGGGCGGAGTTCCGGCTTTATGAAAGTGATCCTGATGAGGTGGCCGTAAAGGCGGAAAGCTTGGGCGGACATATTCTGCAACCGCCGACGGATAAGCCGCACGGGCTGCGCGAGGTCTATGTTTTATGTGAAAATGGCTATGCTTGGGTGGCGTCGCGGCCGTTGTGAGGTAAGGGGCGCTGCCCCTCTTGGCCGTTGGCCAATTCACCCCGAGATATTTTTGGTCAGATGAAATACTTGTCTTTTGGGATGCGCCACGCATATTTGGGGCATGACAAAGACACTTCTTTCATTTGGACACGGATATTCGGCGCAGGCTTTGGCGCGGCTGTTGCTGCCGCAGGGCTGGCGGGTGATTGGCACGACACGCAAGGCAGAAAAGGCCGAGGCGTTGCGGGCCGAAGGTGTTGAAGCTGTGATTTGGCCGGGGTCGGATTTAACCCCGATATTTGCAGAGGCCACGCATCTGCTGGTGTCTGCCGGGCCAGATGCGGATGGGGATCCGGTGTTGCGTGCTTGTGAGGGTCAGATTCGGGCTTTGGCGCCGCAATTGGAATGGGCCGGATATCTGTCGACGACCGGCGTTTATGGCGATCATCAGGGCGGCTGGGTTGATGAAGATACCGCGCTCTCGCCCTCGACCAAACGGGGACAAATGCGGGTAGAGGCCGAGGCGGCATGGCAGGCGATTGAGGGTTTGCCGTTGCATATTTTCCGGCTGGCCGGGATTTACGGCCCCGGGCGCGGGCCCTTTTCTAAGGTACGTGCGGGCACGGCGCGGCGGATCATCAAGGACAATCAGGTGTTCAGCCGCACCCATGTTGAGGATATCGCGCAAATTTTGGCAGCCTCTATCACCAAACCCAATCCGGGGGGTATCTATAATGTCTGTGATGATGACCCAGCCCCGCCGGAGGATGTGATTGGCTATGCGGCGGAGTTGCTCGGCCTGCCCCTGCCTCTGTCCGAGCGGTTTGAAGAGGCCGAGATGACCCCGATGGCGCGCAGTTTCTATGCAGAATCAAAACGCGTGCGCAACGATCGGATCAAGGACGAGTTGGGCGTGCAGCTGCTGTATCCCAATTACCGGGTGGGATTGCAGGCGCTCTTGAGGGCGGAGCGGGCCGACAAATGATGCAATGCGGGCTTTCCCCGCAGGGCCAGATCCGTTAAAGCGCAGGGAACCCAAGATAACCATCGGACCCGCGCAGATGAAATTCACGATTTCCTGGCTAAAAGACCACCTTGAGACCACCGCATCGGTGGACGAAATTGCCGAAACCCTGACTGATCTGGGGCTGGAGGTCGAAGAGATTTCGAACCCGGCAGCGCGGTTGTCAGAGTTTACCATTGGCAAAGTGGTCAAGGCCGAGCCACACCCGGATGCGGACCGTTTGCGGATCTGTCAGGTGCAAACGGATGACGGCGAGACGCAAATCATTTGTGGCGCGCCGAATGCACGCGAAGGCATCACCGTAGTGATTGCCAAGCCGGGCGTTTACGTTCCGGGTATCGACACCACCATTGGCGTGGGCAAGATCCGTGGCATCGAGAGCTATGGCATGATGTGTTCCGAGCGCGAGATGGAACTGTCGGAGGAGCATGACGGCATCATCGAACTGCCTTCGGGCGAAGTGGGTGATCGCTTTATTGACTGGTTAGCGGAAAATGACCCGGCCAAAGTAGATACAATGATCGAGATTGCCATTACGCCGAACCGCCCGGATGCGCTGGGTGTGCGGGGAATTGCGCTGGATCTGGCGGCGCGTGGCATTGGTACAATGAGACCGGCTCCAACGGCTCACATCGAAGGGCAATTCCCGTGCCCGATCAACGTGACTATTGATTACGATACCCGTGAGGGTGGTTGTTTTGTTTTCGCCGGTCGTGTGATCCGCGGTGTGAAAAACGGACCAAGTCCCGAGTGGCTACAACAGCGGCTCAAGGCGATTGGGTTGCGGCCTATTTCGGCGCTGGTCGATATCACCAATTTCCTGACCTATGACCGCAACCGTCCTTTGCACGTCTTTGATGTGGACAAGGTCAAAGGTGATTTGCGTGTGCATCGCGCGCAGGGCGGTGAAACCCTAAAGGCGCTGGATGAGAAAGATTACACCTTTAGCGCCGGTCAGGTGGTGATTTCGGACGATGAAGGTGTTGAAAGCATTGGCGGCATCATGGGCGGCGAGGCCACCGGGTGTACCGAAGAGACCACAACTGTTTTCCTTGAGGCTGCACTGTGGGATCATGTGCAGATTGCTACCACGGGCCGGGCGTTGAAGATCAATTCCGATGCACGCTACCGGTTTGAACGGGGCGTTGACCCGGCGTTCAACATGGAAGGCCATGATCTGGCGACACAGATGATCTTGGATCTGTGCGGTGGCGAGGCGTCCAATTTGGTGGTTGCCGGTGAGGTGCCTGATGTCAGCCGCGCCTACAAGCTGGACCCTGCGCGGGTGCAGTCGCTGGTCGGTATGGAGATCCCGGAATCTGAGCAACGCCAGACTTTGACAGCGCTTGGTTTCAAGTTGGAAGGTAACTTGGCGCAGGTGCCAAGCTGGCGCCCGGATGTTCAGGGCGAGGCGGACTTGGTTGAAGAGGTGGCACGCATTGCATCCCTGACCAAGTTGGTCGGCAAGCCGATGCCGCGTACCAGTGCGGGCGTGCCCAAGCAGATCCTGTCAGTGGCGCAAAAGCGCGAGCAGATTGCCCGTCGCACTACCGCGACGCTGGGTTATAATGAATGTGTCACCTACAGCTTTATCGACCGTGCCAGTGCCACGTTGTTTGGCGGTGGTGATGACGCGACCATGTTGGCGAACCCGATCAGCAGCGAGATGAGCCATATGCGCCCTGCTTTGTTGCCAGGTTTGTTGCAGGCAGCAGCCCGCAATCAGGCGCGCGGTGTAATGGACATGGCGCTGTTTGAGGCGGGCCATGCGTTCCACGGTGGTGAGCCGGGTGAGCAGCATTTGCAAGTCAGCGGTATTTTGGTTGGGCGTACAGGGCCCAAAGATGTGCATGGCTCTGCGCGAATGGTTGATCTGTATGATGCTAAGGCGGATGCCGAAGCGGTTTTATCCGCGCTGGGTGCGCCGACTAAGGTGCAAATCATGCGCGGCGCGGACGCCTGGTGGCATCCGGGGCGTCATGGCAAGATCTGCCTGGGTCCCAAAAAGGTGCTGGGCGTCTTTGGCGAATTACACCCCAAGGTATTGGCAGAGATGAATGTCAAAGGACCTGTTGTTGGTTTTACCCTGTGGCCTGCGGAAATTCCGTTGCCTCGTAATGCGAATGCCAATCGGGGTGCGCTGAAGGTCAGCGATCTACAGGCAGTTGAACGTGACTTTGCCTTTGTTGTTGATGCCGGTGTTGATGCACTGACATTGGTCAATGCCGCAGCTGGTGCCGATAAGGCGCTGATCGATGATGTGCGCGTGTTTGACGAATTTATCGGAGGCGCGTTGGGTGACGACAAGAAGTCTTTGGCCGTCACTGTGCGTTTGCAGCCAACCGATGCGACGCTGAAAGACAAAGATATCGAAGCCGTCAGTGCCAAGATCATCGAAAAGGTGGCCAAAGCCACCGGCGGGGTGCTGCGGGGGTAATCGATTGGGCATCATCATACGGAAGGCGGAGACCGACGATACGGTTGGTCTCGTGATCTGTATTGATCTTGCCTACGTAGGTTACGCTCAGCAAGGGATCGATCTGCCACCGGTATCTGAAGGTATTGCCGAAGACATCCGTGACCATCATGTCTGGGTGGCTGATGATGCTGGGGAAATTGTCGGCGGGCTGATCCTGATGATTTCAGAAGGGTCTTCCAAATTGGCAAACATTGCGGTGCACCCTGAGTACGGCGGGCGCGGGATTGGCGGGCGGTTGATTGACACTGCGATTGCGGCGAGCAAAGCAGCGAATTGCCATAGCATTACCTTGGTGACCCATGCGGCGATGTCGGACAATGTTCGTCTGTATGAACATCTGGGCTGGAGCAAAACCGGAGCCAGGGACAACAAAGTGTTCATGAATCGCGTACTCTGACCGCGACGCTGATATTTGTGATTTTACAGAGCATCAGAGTCATAGATACACGCAGCCAATTGCAAAAATTGGTGCATAGAACCTATGACCGAAGGGCTCGGTCATAATTTGGCGTTATGTGCTGACCAACTCAGGAAAGAAGTTCACACCTGTTTTGTTGAAAATGAGCCAGCCAATTCGGCGGAATATCGTGTTTACCACCTGCTGCAATAAGACCAGTGTCATCAATTTGGTGTGCCTCACGAATTGCCGTAGTGCAGCTTTTTGCGCTTGGAGCGCAATATCAGCTAATTCGTCGCTGATTTTTCCGCTGGCAAGATTCCGTTGAGTTTCAGTGACGGAACGAGCAAGAGATTTAATATAACCTTTCATAGAGGTTCTGTTGGTCGTCCACCATTCATCAAACATTTCAATAAGATCACCTCTTATTGCGGAAGAAAGATCTTTTATTGTATCGGCCGAAAAAGTTTTAAGTTCTGATAATTCTGGCATTTTGTCCTCTTAAATTACAAAGCTTTGGCGGCATCCCTTGCGAGCGAGCACGTAATGATGGTTGGTTGAACAAGCCCGGCTCCCTGCAATGATGGGAACTGCTTATGGGCGTCGTGCATGCGTTTTATTGATGTTTCACATTCTGCGACTTCGGCCTGAAACAGCTCGGCTGCTTCCTGTGCATTCTTATTGTCCGAATTGACCTGCTCGGCTTTCAGTTTTGCATTTTGCGCGCTTGAAAGTGCTGTGACATAGGTTTTTTCAGCTTTGCTGAAATTGCTTTTTCCGTCGCAACCACCCAGCTCAATGCATGCGCTGATCTCTACTAGTGACTGTACTGACTTGTCCAAATCTTTAGCAATTGAAGGGTCTACACGAGGAGCGAAAATGTTGAGGTTGCAAGCAGAAAGACCTATGACTAAAGCCATTGATAATATTATTTTTTTCATAGAACTCTCATATAATATGTGAAATGAATACTTCGATCATAGCATGGCGCACTAGATTTTTCAACGCTAGGTTGATGAGTTGGTCTGCCATTAACGAGCCGCGAGTGAGGGCCATACATGAAAATCTATCTTTCCGGTGAAATCCATACTGATTGGCGCGAGCAGATCATCGAAGGGGCCAAGGGGCTCGATGTGAGTTTTTCTGCCCCTGTCACCGATCACGCGGCTAGTGATGATTGTGGTGTGAATATTCTGGGTGCCGAAGACAACAAGTACTGGCATGACCACAAGGGCGCGATGGTCAATGCGATTCGAACCCGTAAAGGCATTGCTGATGCAGATGTTGTCGTCGTACGTTTTGGCGACAAATATAAGCAATGGAACGCGGCCTTTGATGCGGGATATGCCAGCGCTTTGGGCAAGTCGCTGATCATTCTGCAACCACCAGAGCATGATCACGCCCTCAAAGAGGTCGATGCTGCTGCTTTGGCGATGGCCCGCACACCGCAGCAGGTCGTTGAAATCCTGCGTTATGTACTGGACGGATCACTACCTGCATAAGAATCGCCTAATCATTTGTTTCACAAATGATTATTGGCACAGGTATCGGCTTGTTATGTAGAGAAGCCGGTACCTATTTTAAGTATTATAGATCCAATCGTGATGATATTCATTTGGCAACTTTGGGTTGACTGTGGATTATTCGTGTGTATATTCCCGCGCCTTAATTTAGACATATTATGGACGCTAATTTGACAATTATTGGAGAATTTGCGATATTTTTAAGAATAAAACCCGGTGCGACTAAGCGTTGTTGCCGTAATTCGACGATAATTAAGTTACCATTTGGAGTAAGAATAATGAGTATAAGAAGATCCTTTATTTTGGCTGGGGTTGCGACGATGCTTGCCCTTCCAGCTGCGGCTGCAACATTGAACTTTGAGAGCGAAGGCTATGTCGGCAACTCGGTTAGTCTAGGAAATGATGAAGCATATGCGGGCGCTGACGTGACCTTTTCCAGCGCTAATGGACTATTTGCGGTAAAGACTGGTGGTCCAGCAGATGGTTTCGTACCCAATGACAACCCCCTACCTGTTGGTGTCTTTGGCGATTACTTTCTGACGTCTGACTTTGGAACGACAACAGCAATGAGCATTTCATATGGTACAGCCGTTTCTGCGGCGTCCTTTGATGTTGCCGATATTGATGGAACTGGGTCCAATACAGAAGAATTTACCTTCAAGGCATTCTTTGGTGCGCTAGAAGTTGGTTCAATTGCCGTCAATTCTGGGGATCCCGGAACCGGAGACCGCTTGGCCTATAGTATTGGTTTCAGCAATCTTGGAAGTCTGTTTGATCGGATTGAAATTGTAGGCACCACAGCAGGCGGTACGCGCCATATCGGAATTGCATTCGACAACTTCAATACGACTGTCGATGTAACAACTGTTCCGCTACCAGCGGCTGCATGGATGCTATTGGCTGGTATTGGCGGATTGGGTGCTTTGGGACGTCGTTCCCGCAAGCAACCTGTTTCCTGACCTGCGATTCATAAAATTAAGTGGCCCCTATGGGATGGGGCCATTTCAAACACTCGACAAACCCCGTCTTATTTTGGCGGGGTTATATTTTGGGCTGGGCGAGATTGCAGTCAGTAATCGGGACCTGAAATCGATCATACAATGTATATAATATGGGAGGCGATCTTCCAAATTCTAACCTTATTAGACGTGCTATAAGTATATGATACCATCAAGGGTGTATTAAAATGAGTGCCGGTGCCCGCTAAATCCTGACCAAGGCCTGTCCATCGCTACCCTTGGTGCCAAGCAATGTAATGTTAGCTATTTTTTGAAATTTTCCCGAAAAAGAGACCCGTTACCAAATTGAGATCAGTCTTGATCTGCTAACATTTACCTTCTATTTTTCGTCGTTTCCACATAGGTTGAAAACCCATGATACGAGCAGAAAAAGCGAAGGCAGAGTGTGTCACCTTATTGCGCTTCGCATTTGTCGGAGTGAGTTTTAGCGCTTTGTTTTCTGTTTTGTCTGCGATGGTGATCAATTTGGCCATTGCACCGCCATTTTGGACAAATGTTGTTTTATTCTCGCTTTGTATACCCCCAGCATTTTTGGCGCAAAAACACTTTTCATTCAGGGCCAAAACATTACGCAAGAATGCATTCTTGTTATACGCGGCAACGCAGATCGGTAGCGTCAGTTTAGTCTCTTTGGTGACGACACGATATGTTACCTACGACATCCGCATGGATACGCTTGTCATTGGGGTGACTGTCGTGCTTGCCGCCGGGATGAGCTTTCTCGTTGGCCGTCTCGTTATTTTCAGTCATCGGGACTAAGACGAGCGACAAAGTGTAGCTTGCGTCCAAAAACAAGATTTAGAGGGAAAGGATAAAGCTTCACATCGGTCTGAAAAACATCAATTTTGAGACCTGCAGATTTGAACCAGCTGTACCATTGTGCCCGAGATGCGTAGTTATAGGGTAAGACTACGCCATGTGGTGCGTTTCCAGCCCAATCCATAAGTCGTAAAGTTAAGTGATCAAACCAGTTTTCGCTCAAATGGTCTTTGATAACTACTGCCTTTCGACAGGTACGGCTTGCCTCATGAATCAGAATGCTGGGATCATCTGTGTGATGGAGCACATCTACAAAAGTAACGACATCGACGCCCTTGTTCTCAACTGGGATGACTTTTCCATCGAAGACATCCACAGGAATGTGCGTGGTTTCACGTAGCATGATATCGATGCCGCGCACACGTGTATCGTTTTGCTGCTCGCCAATGGCTTTTGCGATCTGACCGTCACCGGTACCGACATCTAGCAATTCACTTTGGCTGGGAATCAGCGCGCCAAG is a window from the Roseovarius sp. EL26 genome containing:
- a CDS encoding VPLPA-CTERM sorting domain-containing protein yields the protein MTIIGEFAIFLRIKPGATKRCCRNSTIIKLPFGVRIMSIRRSFILAGVATMLALPAAAATLNFESEGYVGNSVSLGNDEAYAGADVTFSSANGLFAVKTGGPADGFVPNDNPLPVGVFGDYFLTSDFGTTTAMSISYGTAVSAASFDVADIDGTGSNTEEFTFKAFFGALEVGSIAVNSGDPGTGDRLAYSIGFSNLGSLFDRIEIVGTTAGGTRHIGIAFDNFNTTVDVTTVPLPAAAWMLLAGIGGLGALGRRSRKQPVS
- a CDS encoding methyltransferase domain-containing protein, with the translated sequence MVKSFLGKIHGKLVFNRRVRVLIRRLGALIPSQSELLDVGTGDGQIAKAIGEQQNDTRVRGIDIMLRETTHIPVDVFDGKVIPVENKGVDVVTFVDVLHHTDDPSILIHEASRTCRKAVVIKDHLSENWFDHLTLRLMDWAGNAPHGVVLPYNYASRAQWYSWFKSAGLKIDVFQTDVKLYPFPLNLVFGRKLHFVARLSPDD